The following coding sequences are from one Brienomyrus brachyistius isolate T26 chromosome 15, BBRACH_0.4, whole genome shotgun sequence window:
- the LOC125708949 gene encoding methyl-CpG-binding domain protein 3-like isoform X10, with amino-acid sequence MDKNESEEEEEDQSPAGKKFRSKPQLARYLGNSMDLSSFDFRTGKMLMSKLNKNRQRIRYDNNNQTKGKPDLNTSLPVRQTASIFKQPVTKVTNHPSNKVKTDPQKAIDQPRQLFWEKKLSGLNAFDIAEELVKTMDLPKGLQGVGPGCTDKTLLSAIASALHTSAAPITGQLSAAVEKNPGVWLNTSQPLCKAFIVTDEDIRKQEELVYSVRKKLEEALMADMLAHVEEASNDGDALKEEGNGNDDMETV; translated from the exons ATGGACAAAAACGA aagcgaggaagaggaggaggatcaGAG CCCAGCTGGAAAGAAGTTCCGGAGCAAACCGCAGCTGGCCCGTTACCTGGGCAACTCCATGGACCTGAGCTCCTTTGACTTCCGCACCGGAAAGATGTTGATGAGTAAACTGAACAAGAATCGACAGAGAATTCGCTATGATAACAACAACCAGACAAAG GGAAAGCCTGACCTGAACACGTCATTACCAGTTCGACAAACTGCATCCATCTTCAAACAGCCTGTCACCAAGGTCACCAATCACCCCAGCAACAAGGTGAAGACAGACCCCCAGAAAGCAATTGACCAGCCAAGACAG CTGTTCTGGGAGAAGAAGCTTAGTGGCTTGAATGCGTTTGACATCGCGGAGGAGTTGGTGAAAACTATGGACCTTCCCAAGGGCCTTCAAG GAGTTGGCCCGGGATGTACGGACAAGACCCTGCTTTCGGCCATCGCCAGCGCCCTGCACACCAGTGCCGCTCCCATTACGGGCCAGTTGTCGGCCGCTGTGGAGAAGAACCCGGGGGTGTGGCTCAACACATCGCAGCCCCTCTGCAAAGCCTTCATAGTAACGGATGAAGATATCAG GAAGCAGGAGGAGCTGGTGTATAGCGTGAGGAAAAAGCTGGAGGAGGCCCTGATGGCAGACATGCTGGCCCACGTGGAGGAGGCGTCCAACGACGGGGATGCGCTCAAAGAGGAAGGGAATGGAAACGACGACATGGAAACGGTATAG
- the LOC125708949 gene encoding methyl-CpG-binding domain protein 3-like isoform X12, with amino-acid sequence MDKNDPAGKKFRSKPQLARYLGNSMDLSSFDFRTGKMLMSKLNKNRQRIRYDNNNQTKGKPDLNTSLPVRQTASIFKQPVTKVTNHPSNKVKTDPQKAIDQPRQLFWEKKLSGLNAFDIAEELVKTMDLPKGLQGVGPGCTDKTLLSAIASALHTSAAPITGQLSAAVEKNPGVWLNTSQPLCKAFIVTDEDIRKQEELVYSVRKKLEEALMADMLAHVEEASNDGDALKEEGNGNDDMETV; translated from the exons ATGGACAAAAACGA CCCAGCTGGAAAGAAGTTCCGGAGCAAACCGCAGCTGGCCCGTTACCTGGGCAACTCCATGGACCTGAGCTCCTTTGACTTCCGCACCGGAAAGATGTTGATGAGTAAACTGAACAAGAATCGACAGAGAATTCGCTATGATAACAACAACCAGACAAAG GGAAAGCCTGACCTGAACACGTCATTACCAGTTCGACAAACTGCATCCATCTTCAAACAGCCTGTCACCAAGGTCACCAATCACCCCAGCAACAAGGTGAAGACAGACCCCCAGAAAGCAATTGACCAGCCAAGACAG CTGTTCTGGGAGAAGAAGCTTAGTGGCTTGAATGCGTTTGACATCGCGGAGGAGTTGGTGAAAACTATGGACCTTCCCAAGGGCCTTCAAG GAGTTGGCCCGGGATGTACGGACAAGACCCTGCTTTCGGCCATCGCCAGCGCCCTGCACACCAGTGCCGCTCCCATTACGGGCCAGTTGTCGGCCGCTGTGGAGAAGAACCCGGGGGTGTGGCTCAACACATCGCAGCCCCTCTGCAAAGCCTTCATAGTAACGGATGAAGATATCAG GAAGCAGGAGGAGCTGGTGTATAGCGTGAGGAAAAAGCTGGAGGAGGCCCTGATGGCAGACATGCTGGCCCACGTGGAGGAGGCGTCCAACGACGGGGATGCGCTCAAAGAGGAAGGGAATGGAAACGACGACATGGAAACGGTATAG
- the LOC125708949 gene encoding methyl-CpG-binding domain protein 3-like isoform X7, with protein MDKNESEEEEEDQRRGRGEAGRVYSLCPAGKKFRSKPQLARYLGNSMDLSSFDFRTGKMLMSKLNKNRQRIRYDNNNQTKGKPDLNTSLPVRQTASIFKQPVTKVTNHPSNKVKTDPQKAIDQPRQLFWEKKLSGLNAFDIAEELVKTMDLPKGLQGVGPGCTDKTLLSAIASALHTSAAPITGQLSAAVEKNPGVWLNTSQPLCKAFIVTDEDIRKQEELVYSVRKKLEEALMADMLAHVEEASNDGDALKEEGNGNDDMETV; from the exons ATGGACAAAAACGA aagcgaggaagaggaggaggatcaGAGGCGAGGAAGGGGGGAGGCGGGTCGTGTGTATAGCTTGTG CCCAGCTGGAAAGAAGTTCCGGAGCAAACCGCAGCTGGCCCGTTACCTGGGCAACTCCATGGACCTGAGCTCCTTTGACTTCCGCACCGGAAAGATGTTGATGAGTAAACTGAACAAGAATCGACAGAGAATTCGCTATGATAACAACAACCAGACAAAG GGAAAGCCTGACCTGAACACGTCATTACCAGTTCGACAAACTGCATCCATCTTCAAACAGCCTGTCACCAAGGTCACCAATCACCCCAGCAACAAGGTGAAGACAGACCCCCAGAAAGCAATTGACCAGCCAAGACAG CTGTTCTGGGAGAAGAAGCTTAGTGGCTTGAATGCGTTTGACATCGCGGAGGAGTTGGTGAAAACTATGGACCTTCCCAAGGGCCTTCAAG GAGTTGGCCCGGGATGTACGGACAAGACCCTGCTTTCGGCCATCGCCAGCGCCCTGCACACCAGTGCCGCTCCCATTACGGGCCAGTTGTCGGCCGCTGTGGAGAAGAACCCGGGGGTGTGGCTCAACACATCGCAGCCCCTCTGCAAAGCCTTCATAGTAACGGATGAAGATATCAG GAAGCAGGAGGAGCTGGTGTATAGCGTGAGGAAAAAGCTGGAGGAGGCCCTGATGGCAGACATGCTGGCCCACGTGGAGGAGGCGTCCAACGACGGGGATGCGCTCAAAGAGGAAGGGAATGGAAACGACGACATGGAAACGGTATAG
- the LOC125708949 gene encoding methyl-CpG-binding domain protein 3-like isoform X9, translated as MDKNDRSEEEEEDQSPAGKKFRSKPQLARYLGNSMDLSSFDFRTGKMLMSKLNKNRQRIRYDNNNQTKGKPDLNTSLPVRQTASIFKQPVTKVTNHPSNKVKTDPQKAIDQPRQLFWEKKLSGLNAFDIAEELVKTMDLPKGLQGVGPGCTDKTLLSAIASALHTSAAPITGQLSAAVEKNPGVWLNTSQPLCKAFIVTDEDIRKQEELVYSVRKKLEEALMADMLAHVEEASNDGDALKEEGNGNDDMETV; from the exons ATGGACAAAAACGA cagaagcgaggaagaggaggaggatcaGAG CCCAGCTGGAAAGAAGTTCCGGAGCAAACCGCAGCTGGCCCGTTACCTGGGCAACTCCATGGACCTGAGCTCCTTTGACTTCCGCACCGGAAAGATGTTGATGAGTAAACTGAACAAGAATCGACAGAGAATTCGCTATGATAACAACAACCAGACAAAG GGAAAGCCTGACCTGAACACGTCATTACCAGTTCGACAAACTGCATCCATCTTCAAACAGCCTGTCACCAAGGTCACCAATCACCCCAGCAACAAGGTGAAGACAGACCCCCAGAAAGCAATTGACCAGCCAAGACAG CTGTTCTGGGAGAAGAAGCTTAGTGGCTTGAATGCGTTTGACATCGCGGAGGAGTTGGTGAAAACTATGGACCTTCCCAAGGGCCTTCAAG GAGTTGGCCCGGGATGTACGGACAAGACCCTGCTTTCGGCCATCGCCAGCGCCCTGCACACCAGTGCCGCTCCCATTACGGGCCAGTTGTCGGCCGCTGTGGAGAAGAACCCGGGGGTGTGGCTCAACACATCGCAGCCCCTCTGCAAAGCCTTCATAGTAACGGATGAAGATATCAG GAAGCAGGAGGAGCTGGTGTATAGCGTGAGGAAAAAGCTGGAGGAGGCCCTGATGGCAGACATGCTGGCCCACGTGGAGGAGGCGTCCAACGACGGGGATGCGCTCAAAGAGGAAGGGAATGGAAACGACGACATGGAAACGGTATAG
- the LOC125708949 gene encoding methyl-CpG-binding domain protein 3-like isoform X6, whose product MDKNDRSEEEEEDQRRGRGEAGRVYSLCPAGKKFRSKPQLARYLGNSMDLSSFDFRTGKMLMSKLNKNRQRIRYDNNNQTKGKPDLNTSLPVRQTASIFKQPVTKVTNHPSNKVKTDPQKAIDQPRQLFWEKKLSGLNAFDIAEELVKTMDLPKGLQGVGPGCTDKTLLSAIASALHTSAAPITGQLSAAVEKNPGVWLNTSQPLCKAFIVTDEDIRKQEELVYSVRKKLEEALMADMLAHVEEASNDGDALKEEGNGNDDMETV is encoded by the exons ATGGACAAAAACGA cagaagcgaggaagaggaggaggatcaGAGGCGAGGAAGGGGGGAGGCGGGTCGTGTGTATAGCTTGTG CCCAGCTGGAAAGAAGTTCCGGAGCAAACCGCAGCTGGCCCGTTACCTGGGCAACTCCATGGACCTGAGCTCCTTTGACTTCCGCACCGGAAAGATGTTGATGAGTAAACTGAACAAGAATCGACAGAGAATTCGCTATGATAACAACAACCAGACAAAG GGAAAGCCTGACCTGAACACGTCATTACCAGTTCGACAAACTGCATCCATCTTCAAACAGCCTGTCACCAAGGTCACCAATCACCCCAGCAACAAGGTGAAGACAGACCCCCAGAAAGCAATTGACCAGCCAAGACAG CTGTTCTGGGAGAAGAAGCTTAGTGGCTTGAATGCGTTTGACATCGCGGAGGAGTTGGTGAAAACTATGGACCTTCCCAAGGGCCTTCAAG GAGTTGGCCCGGGATGTACGGACAAGACCCTGCTTTCGGCCATCGCCAGCGCCCTGCACACCAGTGCCGCTCCCATTACGGGCCAGTTGTCGGCCGCTGTGGAGAAGAACCCGGGGGTGTGGCTCAACACATCGCAGCCCCTCTGCAAAGCCTTCATAGTAACGGATGAAGATATCAG GAAGCAGGAGGAGCTGGTGTATAGCGTGAGGAAAAAGCTGGAGGAGGCCCTGATGGCAGACATGCTGGCCCACGTGGAGGAGGCGTCCAACGACGGGGATGCGCTCAAAGAGGAAGGGAATGGAAACGACGACATGGAAACGGTATAG
- the LOC125708949 gene encoding methyl-CpG-binding domain protein 3-like isoform X3, whose amino-acid sequence MERKRWECSALPKGWQREEVTRKSGLSAGKSDVYYFSRSEEEEEDQSPAGKKFRSKPQLARYLGNSMDLSSFDFRTGKMLMSKLNKNRQRIRYDNNNQTKGKPDLNTSLPVRQTASIFKQPVTKVTNHPSNKVKTDPQKAIDQPRQLFWEKKLSGLNAFDIAEELVKTMDLPKGLQGVGPGCTDKTLLSAIASALHTSAAPITGQLSAAVEKNPGVWLNTSQPLCKAFIVTDEDIRKQEELVYSVRKKLEEALMADMLAHVEEASNDGDALKEEGNGNDDMETV is encoded by the exons ATGGAGAGGAAAAGGTGGGAGTGCTCGGCTCTCCCCAAGGGCTGGCAAAGGGAAGAAGTGACCAGAAAGTCGGGTTTGTCTGCGGGGAAAAGCGATGTCTATTATTTTAG cagaagcgaggaagaggaggaggatcaGAG CCCAGCTGGAAAGAAGTTCCGGAGCAAACCGCAGCTGGCCCGTTACCTGGGCAACTCCATGGACCTGAGCTCCTTTGACTTCCGCACCGGAAAGATGTTGATGAGTAAACTGAACAAGAATCGACAGAGAATTCGCTATGATAACAACAACCAGACAAAG GGAAAGCCTGACCTGAACACGTCATTACCAGTTCGACAAACTGCATCCATCTTCAAACAGCCTGTCACCAAGGTCACCAATCACCCCAGCAACAAGGTGAAGACAGACCCCCAGAAAGCAATTGACCAGCCAAGACAG CTGTTCTGGGAGAAGAAGCTTAGTGGCTTGAATGCGTTTGACATCGCGGAGGAGTTGGTGAAAACTATGGACCTTCCCAAGGGCCTTCAAG GAGTTGGCCCGGGATGTACGGACAAGACCCTGCTTTCGGCCATCGCCAGCGCCCTGCACACCAGTGCCGCTCCCATTACGGGCCAGTTGTCGGCCGCTGTGGAGAAGAACCCGGGGGTGTGGCTCAACACATCGCAGCCCCTCTGCAAAGCCTTCATAGTAACGGATGAAGATATCAG GAAGCAGGAGGAGCTGGTGTATAGCGTGAGGAAAAAGCTGGAGGAGGCCCTGATGGCAGACATGCTGGCCCACGTGGAGGAGGCGTCCAACGACGGGGATGCGCTCAAAGAGGAAGGGAATGGAAACGACGACATGGAAACGGTATAG
- the LOC125708949 gene encoding methyl-CpG-binding domain protein 3-like isoform X5, with protein sequence MERKRWECSALPKGWQREEVTRKSGLSAGKSDVYYFSPAGKKFRSKPQLARYLGNSMDLSSFDFRTGKMLMSKLNKNRQRIRYDNNNQTKGKPDLNTSLPVRQTASIFKQPVTKVTNHPSNKVKTDPQKAIDQPRQLFWEKKLSGLNAFDIAEELVKTMDLPKGLQGVGPGCTDKTLLSAIASALHTSAAPITGQLSAAVEKNPGVWLNTSQPLCKAFIVTDEDIRKQEELVYSVRKKLEEALMADMLAHVEEASNDGDALKEEGNGNDDMETV encoded by the exons ATGGAGAGGAAAAGGTGGGAGTGCTCGGCTCTCCCCAAGGGCTGGCAAAGGGAAGAAGTGACCAGAAAGTCGGGTTTGTCTGCGGGGAAAAGCGATGTCTATTATTTTAG CCCAGCTGGAAAGAAGTTCCGGAGCAAACCGCAGCTGGCCCGTTACCTGGGCAACTCCATGGACCTGAGCTCCTTTGACTTCCGCACCGGAAAGATGTTGATGAGTAAACTGAACAAGAATCGACAGAGAATTCGCTATGATAACAACAACCAGACAAAG GGAAAGCCTGACCTGAACACGTCATTACCAGTTCGACAAACTGCATCCATCTTCAAACAGCCTGTCACCAAGGTCACCAATCACCCCAGCAACAAGGTGAAGACAGACCCCCAGAAAGCAATTGACCAGCCAAGACAG CTGTTCTGGGAGAAGAAGCTTAGTGGCTTGAATGCGTTTGACATCGCGGAGGAGTTGGTGAAAACTATGGACCTTCCCAAGGGCCTTCAAG GAGTTGGCCCGGGATGTACGGACAAGACCCTGCTTTCGGCCATCGCCAGCGCCCTGCACACCAGTGCCGCTCCCATTACGGGCCAGTTGTCGGCCGCTGTGGAGAAGAACCCGGGGGTGTGGCTCAACACATCGCAGCCCCTCTGCAAAGCCTTCATAGTAACGGATGAAGATATCAG GAAGCAGGAGGAGCTGGTGTATAGCGTGAGGAAAAAGCTGGAGGAGGCCCTGATGGCAGACATGCTGGCCCACGTGGAGGAGGCGTCCAACGACGGGGATGCGCTCAAAGAGGAAGGGAATGGAAACGACGACATGGAAACGGTATAG
- the LOC125708949 gene encoding methyl-CpG-binding domain protein 3-like isoform X13, with amino-acid sequence MERKSPAGKKFRSKPQLARYLGNSMDLSSFDFRTGKMLMSKLNKNRQRIRYDNNNQTKGKPDLNTSLPVRQTASIFKQPVTKVTNHPSNKVKTDPQKAIDQPRQLFWEKKLSGLNAFDIAEELVKTMDLPKGLQGVGPGCTDKTLLSAIASALHTSAAPITGQLSAAVEKNPGVWLNTSQPLCKAFIVTDEDIRKQEELVYSVRKKLEEALMADMLAHVEEASNDGDALKEEGNGNDDMETV; translated from the exons ATGGAGAGGAAAAG CCCAGCTGGAAAGAAGTTCCGGAGCAAACCGCAGCTGGCCCGTTACCTGGGCAACTCCATGGACCTGAGCTCCTTTGACTTCCGCACCGGAAAGATGTTGATGAGTAAACTGAACAAGAATCGACAGAGAATTCGCTATGATAACAACAACCAGACAAAG GGAAAGCCTGACCTGAACACGTCATTACCAGTTCGACAAACTGCATCCATCTTCAAACAGCCTGTCACCAAGGTCACCAATCACCCCAGCAACAAGGTGAAGACAGACCCCCAGAAAGCAATTGACCAGCCAAGACAG CTGTTCTGGGAGAAGAAGCTTAGTGGCTTGAATGCGTTTGACATCGCGGAGGAGTTGGTGAAAACTATGGACCTTCCCAAGGGCCTTCAAG GAGTTGGCCCGGGATGTACGGACAAGACCCTGCTTTCGGCCATCGCCAGCGCCCTGCACACCAGTGCCGCTCCCATTACGGGCCAGTTGTCGGCCGCTGTGGAGAAGAACCCGGGGGTGTGGCTCAACACATCGCAGCCCCTCTGCAAAGCCTTCATAGTAACGGATGAAGATATCAG GAAGCAGGAGGAGCTGGTGTATAGCGTGAGGAAAAAGCTGGAGGAGGCCCTGATGGCAGACATGCTGGCCCACGTGGAGGAGGCGTCCAACGACGGGGATGCGCTCAAAGAGGAAGGGAATGGAAACGACGACATGGAAACGGTATAG
- the LOC125708949 gene encoding methyl-CpG-binding domain protein 3-like isoform X11, which produces MERKRSEEEEEDQSPAGKKFRSKPQLARYLGNSMDLSSFDFRTGKMLMSKLNKNRQRIRYDNNNQTKGKPDLNTSLPVRQTASIFKQPVTKVTNHPSNKVKTDPQKAIDQPRQLFWEKKLSGLNAFDIAEELVKTMDLPKGLQGVGPGCTDKTLLSAIASALHTSAAPITGQLSAAVEKNPGVWLNTSQPLCKAFIVTDEDIRKQEELVYSVRKKLEEALMADMLAHVEEASNDGDALKEEGNGNDDMETV; this is translated from the exons ATGGAGAGGAAAAG aagcgaggaagaggaggaggatcaGAG CCCAGCTGGAAAGAAGTTCCGGAGCAAACCGCAGCTGGCCCGTTACCTGGGCAACTCCATGGACCTGAGCTCCTTTGACTTCCGCACCGGAAAGATGTTGATGAGTAAACTGAACAAGAATCGACAGAGAATTCGCTATGATAACAACAACCAGACAAAG GGAAAGCCTGACCTGAACACGTCATTACCAGTTCGACAAACTGCATCCATCTTCAAACAGCCTGTCACCAAGGTCACCAATCACCCCAGCAACAAGGTGAAGACAGACCCCCAGAAAGCAATTGACCAGCCAAGACAG CTGTTCTGGGAGAAGAAGCTTAGTGGCTTGAATGCGTTTGACATCGCGGAGGAGTTGGTGAAAACTATGGACCTTCCCAAGGGCCTTCAAG GAGTTGGCCCGGGATGTACGGACAAGACCCTGCTTTCGGCCATCGCCAGCGCCCTGCACACCAGTGCCGCTCCCATTACGGGCCAGTTGTCGGCCGCTGTGGAGAAGAACCCGGGGGTGTGGCTCAACACATCGCAGCCCCTCTGCAAAGCCTTCATAGTAACGGATGAAGATATCAG GAAGCAGGAGGAGCTGGTGTATAGCGTGAGGAAAAAGCTGGAGGAGGCCCTGATGGCAGACATGCTGGCCCACGTGGAGGAGGCGTCCAACGACGGGGATGCGCTCAAAGAGGAAGGGAATGGAAACGACGACATGGAAACGGTATAG
- the LOC125708949 gene encoding methyl-CpG-binding domain protein 3-like isoform X8: protein MERKRSEEEEEDQRRGRGEAGRVYSLCPAGKKFRSKPQLARYLGNSMDLSSFDFRTGKMLMSKLNKNRQRIRYDNNNQTKGKPDLNTSLPVRQTASIFKQPVTKVTNHPSNKVKTDPQKAIDQPRQLFWEKKLSGLNAFDIAEELVKTMDLPKGLQGVGPGCTDKTLLSAIASALHTSAAPITGQLSAAVEKNPGVWLNTSQPLCKAFIVTDEDIRKQEELVYSVRKKLEEALMADMLAHVEEASNDGDALKEEGNGNDDMETV from the exons ATGGAGAGGAAAAG aagcgaggaagaggaggaggatcaGAGGCGAGGAAGGGGGGAGGCGGGTCGTGTGTATAGCTTGTG CCCAGCTGGAAAGAAGTTCCGGAGCAAACCGCAGCTGGCCCGTTACCTGGGCAACTCCATGGACCTGAGCTCCTTTGACTTCCGCACCGGAAAGATGTTGATGAGTAAACTGAACAAGAATCGACAGAGAATTCGCTATGATAACAACAACCAGACAAAG GGAAAGCCTGACCTGAACACGTCATTACCAGTTCGACAAACTGCATCCATCTTCAAACAGCCTGTCACCAAGGTCACCAATCACCCCAGCAACAAGGTGAAGACAGACCCCCAGAAAGCAATTGACCAGCCAAGACAG CTGTTCTGGGAGAAGAAGCTTAGTGGCTTGAATGCGTTTGACATCGCGGAGGAGTTGGTGAAAACTATGGACCTTCCCAAGGGCCTTCAAG GAGTTGGCCCGGGATGTACGGACAAGACCCTGCTTTCGGCCATCGCCAGCGCCCTGCACACCAGTGCCGCTCCCATTACGGGCCAGTTGTCGGCCGCTGTGGAGAAGAACCCGGGGGTGTGGCTCAACACATCGCAGCCCCTCTGCAAAGCCTTCATAGTAACGGATGAAGATATCAG GAAGCAGGAGGAGCTGGTGTATAGCGTGAGGAAAAAGCTGGAGGAGGCCCTGATGGCAGACATGCTGGCCCACGTGGAGGAGGCGTCCAACGACGGGGATGCGCTCAAAGAGGAAGGGAATGGAAACGACGACATGGAAACGGTATAG
- the LOC125708949 gene encoding methyl-CpG-binding domain protein 3-like isoform X1 → MERKRWECSALPKGWQREEVTRKSGLSAGKSDVYYFSRSEEEEEDQRRGRGEAGRVYSLCPAGKKFRSKPQLARYLGNSMDLSSFDFRTGKMLMSKLNKNRQRIRYDNNNQTKGKPDLNTSLPVRQTASIFKQPVTKVTNHPSNKVKTDPQKAIDQPRQLFWEKKLSGLNAFDIAEELVKTMDLPKGLQGVGPGCTDKTLLSAIASALHTSAAPITGQLSAAVEKNPGVWLNTSQPLCKAFIVTDEDIRKQEELVYSVRKKLEEALMADMLAHVEEASNDGDALKEEGNGNDDMETV, encoded by the exons ATGGAGAGGAAAAGGTGGGAGTGCTCGGCTCTCCCCAAGGGCTGGCAAAGGGAAGAAGTGACCAGAAAGTCGGGTTTGTCTGCGGGGAAAAGCGATGTCTATTATTTTAG cagaagcgaggaagaggaggaggatcaGAGGCGAGGAAGGGGGGAGGCGGGTCGTGTGTATAGCTTGTG CCCAGCTGGAAAGAAGTTCCGGAGCAAACCGCAGCTGGCCCGTTACCTGGGCAACTCCATGGACCTGAGCTCCTTTGACTTCCGCACCGGAAAGATGTTGATGAGTAAACTGAACAAGAATCGACAGAGAATTCGCTATGATAACAACAACCAGACAAAG GGAAAGCCTGACCTGAACACGTCATTACCAGTTCGACAAACTGCATCCATCTTCAAACAGCCTGTCACCAAGGTCACCAATCACCCCAGCAACAAGGTGAAGACAGACCCCCAGAAAGCAATTGACCAGCCAAGACAG CTGTTCTGGGAGAAGAAGCTTAGTGGCTTGAATGCGTTTGACATCGCGGAGGAGTTGGTGAAAACTATGGACCTTCCCAAGGGCCTTCAAG GAGTTGGCCCGGGATGTACGGACAAGACCCTGCTTTCGGCCATCGCCAGCGCCCTGCACACCAGTGCCGCTCCCATTACGGGCCAGTTGTCGGCCGCTGTGGAGAAGAACCCGGGGGTGTGGCTCAACACATCGCAGCCCCTCTGCAAAGCCTTCATAGTAACGGATGAAGATATCAG GAAGCAGGAGGAGCTGGTGTATAGCGTGAGGAAAAAGCTGGAGGAGGCCCTGATGGCAGACATGCTGGCCCACGTGGAGGAGGCGTCCAACGACGGGGATGCGCTCAAAGAGGAAGGGAATGGAAACGACGACATGGAAACGGTATAG
- the LOC125708949 gene encoding methyl-CpG-binding domain protein 3-like isoform X2 translates to MERKRWECSALPKGWQREEVTRKSGLSAGKSDVYYFRSEEEEEDQRRGRGEAGRVYSLCPAGKKFRSKPQLARYLGNSMDLSSFDFRTGKMLMSKLNKNRQRIRYDNNNQTKGKPDLNTSLPVRQTASIFKQPVTKVTNHPSNKVKTDPQKAIDQPRQLFWEKKLSGLNAFDIAEELVKTMDLPKGLQGVGPGCTDKTLLSAIASALHTSAAPITGQLSAAVEKNPGVWLNTSQPLCKAFIVTDEDIRKQEELVYSVRKKLEEALMADMLAHVEEASNDGDALKEEGNGNDDMETV, encoded by the exons ATGGAGAGGAAAAGGTGGGAGTGCTCGGCTCTCCCCAAGGGCTGGCAAAGGGAAGAAGTGACCAGAAAGTCGGGTTTGTCTGCGGGGAAAAGCGATGTCTATTATTTTAG aagcgaggaagaggaggaggatcaGAGGCGAGGAAGGGGGGAGGCGGGTCGTGTGTATAGCTTGTG CCCAGCTGGAAAGAAGTTCCGGAGCAAACCGCAGCTGGCCCGTTACCTGGGCAACTCCATGGACCTGAGCTCCTTTGACTTCCGCACCGGAAAGATGTTGATGAGTAAACTGAACAAGAATCGACAGAGAATTCGCTATGATAACAACAACCAGACAAAG GGAAAGCCTGACCTGAACACGTCATTACCAGTTCGACAAACTGCATCCATCTTCAAACAGCCTGTCACCAAGGTCACCAATCACCCCAGCAACAAGGTGAAGACAGACCCCCAGAAAGCAATTGACCAGCCAAGACAG CTGTTCTGGGAGAAGAAGCTTAGTGGCTTGAATGCGTTTGACATCGCGGAGGAGTTGGTGAAAACTATGGACCTTCCCAAGGGCCTTCAAG GAGTTGGCCCGGGATGTACGGACAAGACCCTGCTTTCGGCCATCGCCAGCGCCCTGCACACCAGTGCCGCTCCCATTACGGGCCAGTTGTCGGCCGCTGTGGAGAAGAACCCGGGGGTGTGGCTCAACACATCGCAGCCCCTCTGCAAAGCCTTCATAGTAACGGATGAAGATATCAG GAAGCAGGAGGAGCTGGTGTATAGCGTGAGGAAAAAGCTGGAGGAGGCCCTGATGGCAGACATGCTGGCCCACGTGGAGGAGGCGTCCAACGACGGGGATGCGCTCAAAGAGGAAGGGAATGGAAACGACGACATGGAAACGGTATAG